The Globicephala melas chromosome X, mGloMel1.2, whole genome shotgun sequence genome contains the following window.
ttttccctatattttcttctaggagttttatggtttcaggtcttatgtttaagtctttaatccatttcaagttaatttttgtgagtgataTAAGATaaaggtccagtttcattcttccgCATAtgattatccagttttcccaggaccagttatcaaagagactatcctttccccattgagtattcttggcttctttgCCAAATATTAGTTAACTATATATACGagagtttatttttgggcttAATTCTGTCCattggtctgtttttatgccattaccatactgttttgattactacagccttgtaatatagtttgaaatcaggaaacttCATAcccccagctttgtttttcttcctcaagattactttggctgttCAGGGCCTTTTGTAGTTCCACTATTCTAAGTGCTAAGATACTTTTCTAGGTCCTTAGTCACTTTACCTTTGTTAATCCTCATAACGACCCAATGAGGATAGTactattgtctccattttacaaagcagggaaactgaaacccagagaggttTAAATAATTTACTCAATATCAACGCAGCTAGGTTTGTAATGTGCAGTGGACTCATCTTATGAGCAGGATTTGTAATGTGCAGAGCGCATTTGTGGCGGAGCGGGATTTGTAATGTACAATGGACTTACGCAGAAGTTAGGTTGGTATAGAAGACAAAAACGTTAGAATCAAAATTTCCCTCTAAAATCCCTAAAATTGCCCATAATGTATAGCATTATATTGTCTTTCAATTACTCCAAGATAGCTGGCTTTTCCTCCATTTTTGGAAGggattgctttttcttcatctaatcAACAGATAAAGTCATTGGCTTAGGTTTGGAGGccatgttttttgggggggggaaatTGTATCTTTAAACACTGAACAGAAGCACGTAGAGTTTATTTCTCTAAGTTATAGATGTGTGTGCAGTGTGCTGATAAAGcagccagcacagtgcctggaacacagtgggCGCTGAGTGCCTGGAAGCTAGCATTATTCCCCAGTACATGGCACTTCTCTTGGCCACTTCCACATATTGCCATCTCTCTGGTGCCTTGGTCCACCACTTTCCTCACCTTCTCTCACCCCGAAGGTCCTTTATGCTGATCTGAATCTTCCCTGATTTTTCTCCCTCTCAGCCCACACTGATCTTACCCTGCTTCATGTGATTCCCCCAGCTTTGAGAGTTTGGACTTCACAAAGGCAGTGTGCTCTGTGGAGTTTTGTCTCCCCCACAGCTCTTAGCACAGATTTGAGTCTAATGTGGGGCTCAGTGAGTCTACTGTGGGGCTCAGTGGTGGCTGAGTTAGGGGTTTCTGCAGCCCTCTTCTTGTTCTATATAATGAACACCCCCAGGGCATCACGGAAGCTGAGCGAGAGGCTTTTGAGCTGCTCCCGGATGATGAGCGCCAGTGCATCAAGTGCAAGACCACGTGCTTTCTATCAGCCCTAGCCTGCTATGACTGCCCAGACGGCCTTGTCTGCCTTTCCCACATCAATGACCTCTGCAAGTGCTCCAGTAGCCGGCAGTACctgcggtgagcagggggccTACCTGGAGGAAGTGGGCTGAGGAGGGGGATGCAGAACTGGGCCAGATGTGCTCTTCCCTGCCCTCTTCCTCCAGATATCGGTACACCTTGGATGAGCTCCCTGCCATGCTCCATAAGCTGAAGGTCCGGGCTGAGTCCTTTGACACCTGGGCCAACAAAGTGCGAGTGGCCCTGGAGGTGGAGGATGGGCGGAAGCGCAGTGAGTGATGGGGGGACGGAGGGACTCCACAGGCAAGTtctattcccttttcttctgtaCTCCCCCACCCGCTTCCTCTGCCTTTACTCAATACTGCCTACTCCTTGctgctctcattctctctccaGGCCTTGAAGAGCTGAGGGCACTAGAGTCTGAGGCCCGTGAGCGGAGATTTCCTAACAGTGAGCTGCTGCAGCGACTAAAGAACTGCCTGAGCGAGGCAGAGGCTTGCGTGTCCCGGGCTCTGGGGCTGGTCAGCGGCCAGGAAGCTGGGTATGGAAGCATGAGGCGTTGGGCACAGGTAGCCTGCTGAGGAGCCAGCACCTAGGAGAAGGACTatggcggggggaggggtggactCTGAGTACCATTAGGCAGATGACATCAGCAGGAAGCTGACAAGCACTGCAGTTGGAGGCGTTGGGGAGGGCAAGGAGACCAGGCAACTAGAATGGAGGGGAGCGCCCCAGTGCTAAGAAAGCTAGGAATGTTTCTTTTTATCAGTACCTGAAGGTACTGATTTCAGAGAGGCCGAGGGATTTTGTGGGCAGGGAGGTGTTGTGGGAGGTTTAGGGACAAGAAAAGGACACAGAAGCATAAACTGATCATAGAGTTCACAGTAGAAGATGGATTAAAATTGTCCAGCTTCTGTTACCATCAATTTCTAAGCTTCCCCCACCAAATATATATTCCTCTCTTCTAATTCTTTCCCCCCATCATATGAACTTGCATGTATCTTAAAACCCTCCCTCTAACCTGGGCATTTGTGGGGAACTGTGAAGTATGAGAGGTCAAGGTGGGCAGGGATGAGGAAAGGTGTTGGGCCTTAGcacagagatggagggaggggactgGGTTTGGACTTGAAACCCTACATGTGAAACTCCATAGCCCCTACAGGGTGGCTGGTCTACAGATGACCCTGGCTGAGCTCCGAGCCTTTCTGGACCAGATGAACAACCTGCCTTGTGCCATGCACCAGATTGGGGATGTCAAGGTGAGGAAGGGTGGACTTGAAGTGCTGCTGAGGGatcggggtggggggttgggggaccTGAGCAGTAGGCCATTCTTGGCTTCTTTCAAAAGTTGCAAGTATTTGGGCAAGACAGGATGCACATGTGAGAATAACAGGAGGTAAGAGGCAACGGGTTTTTAGCAAATTGCCTCTTAGAAATGGGATTTGAGGGGCAGGTGACAAGGGTACAGGTACAGGATGCATAGTCAAGGgaaggtttcctggtggaggtggaagaggagaaaggaagtaaCAAGGATGTTTGTGGGCCTGGAAAGCTGAGTCAAGTTCAGGAAGGTAGAGGAGTGGGATGGAGAGGGCAGTGGACACCAGTATGAGTGTAGAGATTGTGAGAAGGCCAAGCGTAGCAGAGCATTTTTAGGACAGAGGGTCTCCTGATGCTATACATCAAAATCCTCTGGGGACTTAAATAAAGCACAGGCTCCTGACCAACCCCTATTAAGAATCTCAAGGAGTGGACCCagagatctgcattttaacagatgCCACAGGGTATTCTATCGGGCAGTGAGTGTTGGGAACCACTGCTTAGGGCCTGGCAAAGGAAGAGAGCCCAGCCCGTGCTAGGCTCTCCTCGCAATTACTGGAGGGTAAGAAGGTAGGTAGGGCAGGGGTACGTAGTGGTGGAACTTCTGTGTGAGCCCTGCTGAGGATTTTGTTCTTTATCTGTGTCCTGGTAGGGTATTCTGGAACAGGTGGAAGCCTACCAGGTTGAAGCCCGTGAGGCCCTGGCCTCATTGCCCTCCAGTCCGGGGCTCCTGCAGTCCCTGCTGGAGAGAGGGCGGCAGCTGGGGGTGGAGGTACctgaggcccagcagctccagcgGCAGGTGGAACAGGCGCGATGGCTGGATGAGATGAAACGCACACTGGCCCCCTCAGCCCGAAGGGGCACCCTGGCTGTCATGCGGGGACTGTTGGTCGCGGGTGCCAGTGTAGCCCCTAGCCCTGCTGTGGACAAGGCCCGAGCTGAACTGCAGGAGCTACTGACCATTGCTGAACGCTGGGAGGAGAAGGCCCATCTCTGCCTGGAGGCCAGGTGGGTCTAGCTTCTTCCCCTCCCTGCTCTACCACAACCTTCAAAGTTTAGCAGAGAAGCTGAAGATGATTCCCATGGGTGGCCTTGGGCACCAGACTCCTGTGTTGGTGTATTGACTATCCTCGCCTTTTTtgtttcctatcttttttttttttttaaactccatagTACACGTAGAGGCAGAGATAGTCTTACGGAGAAGCAGAGATGGACAGATACAGAGCTATATAGAGGACTAGCTCCACAGGCTGACGTGTGCACACACTCACAAGCACAAGTACCAAAAGGCAGATGGACAGGTGTCAGTAGAAAGACACCATGCATGGGACAATCTGACAAAGTGCAGCACCAGGTTAATACTGCAGGTTGTGTGTGTAGGCACTGCCAACAGGCTGACAGACTGGTGGACAAGCAGAGGCATGGAGGTATGGCAGAAGTTGGGTGCGTGCAATCTGGAGCAAGCAGGGACTGACAGCCATGCGTAGGCAGAATACAAGCAAATAGGCCCAAGCAGCAGCCCCAGGGGCTCATATCGCTGTATCTGGAAGTCAGGCTGGGCTTCTGGTTAGGCAGACCACCCCACACTGAGGCCTCTCTTTTCCCTACCTTTAGGCAGAAGCATCCACCAGCCACGCTTGAGGCCATAATTCATGAGGCAGAAAACATCCCTGTTCACCTGCCCAACATCCAGGCTCTCAAGGAGGCTCTTGCTAAGGCCCGGGCCTGGATTGCTGATGTGGACGAGATCCAAGTGAGGACCCTGTtgcacacccccccccccgcccccgccccgttTACCCGACACCTTCAGTCCAGCTGGGAGAGATGGCATACATTGCCTTGCGCTGGGTTGAGTTGGGTTGGCTAGAGAGAGGAAGGGGTCACAGCGCATCGTGAGGAGGCAAAACGTGCTTGGTGAGCATTGTGAAGAAGGGTTGCAAGGCTGGCCTGAGGGAAGTTAGGATGCTGGTTAGGATGAgaatggtggggggcagggaggatagAAGAGGCAAACCACAACAAAATAACTAGTCTGGTGGTCCTGGGGACTGACTGGATATCCAGAGGCTGAGCCAATGGATGTAGGAGTTGTAAGAGAGAGCCAGGTGGGTGTGCCTTCCTTAGGATGATCCCTGTTTTTTCTGCCTCAAGACTGATTCCAGTCTGTCTTCCCAGCTCAGGGCCAGGCACAGAGTAGCATCATAGATGTTGGCAAGTTGAACTGAGCTTTCTCTTGCCCCTGTCCCAGAATGGTGATCACTACCCCTGCCTGGATGACTTGGAGGGCCTGGTGGCTGTTGGCCGGGACCTACCTGTGGGGTTGGAGGAGCTGAGACAGCTAGAGCTGCAGGTACTGACGGCGCACTCCTGGAGGGAGAAGGCCTCCAAGACCTTTCTCAAGAAGAATTCTTGCTACACTCTGCTGGAGGTGAGGCCTAGGACCCTGACCCACAGCCTCTCCTGCCTCTGGCCCAGCTGTTGAGACAGCTCATATGAGTGGGGCTTTGGGGGtgctgggcaggggagggagggggtgggagtgaggggaagCCTGGACATTCCTCCTTTGTCTGCTTGCCTCAGGTGCTCTGCCCATGTGCAGACGCCGGCTCAGACAGCACCAAGCGCAGCCGGTGGATGGAGAAGGAGCTGGGGTTGTACAAATCTGACACAGAGTTGCTGGGGCTGTCTGCGCAGgacctcagggacccaggctctgtGGTAAGGAGCTTGGGCCCAGATGGGGAGAAGAGCCTGGTGACAATAGTGTCTGAGCCAGGTGGCCATGAGCAGCAGACTGCttgctccctgggcctcagttctcCTGGTTTGGGAGTGGGGTATTCATGGTGCCAGAGAAGGAGGGTTGGGGTGCTGACCTCTCCTCCCCTGTCCTGGGCACGGCAGATCGTGGCCTTCAAGGAGGGGGaacagaaggagaaggagggaatTCTGCAGCTGCGTCGCACCAACTCCGCCAAGCCCAGTCCACTGGCATCATCGACCACAGCTTCCTCTGCAACCTCCATCTGTGTGTGTGGGCAGGTGCCAGCTGGGGTGGGAGCTCTGCAGTGTGACCTGTGTCAGGACTGGTTCCATGGGCGATGTGTGTCGGTACCCCGCCTCCTCAGTTCCCCAAGGCCCAGTCCCACCTCATCCCCACTGCTGGCCTGGTGGGAGTGGGACACCAAATTCTTGTGTCCGCTGTGCATGCGCTCACGGCGCCCACGCCTGGAGACCATCCTGGCACTGCTGGTAGCGCTGCAGAGACTGCCTGTGCGGCTGCCTGAGGGTGAGGCCCTGCAGTGCCTCACAGAGAGGGCCATCAGCTGGCAAGGCCGTGCCAGGCAGGCTCTGGCCTCTGAGGATGTGACTGCTGTGTTGGGACGGCTGGCCGAGCTTCGCCAGCGGCTGCAGGCTGAACCCAGGCCCGAGGAGCCCCCTACCTACCCTTCAGCCCCTGCCTCTGACCCTGTCAGAGAAGGCAGTGGCAAGGATATGCCTAAGGTGAGCTGCACAGCCCAGCTCTTTCGCCCTCAAATTCCTGTCTCCTAGCCCTCACCCTTACTTAGGCTCCAGCCCTGTCCCTGCTCTATGACTTTTGGTCTCCTTTGGCCTGGCCTCCCTGCCCCGTTCTGCCTCCTCTCCAGATCCCTGCAATGCTCCATGCCGGCAGCCTGTGTCTGCCCTCCTCCCGGAGGTGGAGGGTCCCAAGTCTGAGGTTGTGGGGGAGCAATCGGGCCTGGTTCTTCAGTTACCGCTACCTGTCCTTGctctcttcggcaggtgcagggGTTGCTGGAGAATGGAGACAGCATGACCAGTCCCGAGAAGGTAGCCCCGGGGGAGGGCTCAGGTAAGAGAGGTAGGTTTAGGTGTGGGTAGGCTGTTTATTGGATTTCACCAGAGTGACCCACGTGGTCCTCGGCTCTGTCGTGGGGGGTACGACCGGGAGCAGCCTCTAACCCAGCTTGTCCCCGCAACCCCTCAGACCTGGAGCTGCTGTCCTCGCTGTTGCCACAGTTGACTGGCCCTGTGTTGGAGCTGCCTGAGGCAACCCGGGCCCCCCTGGAGGAGCTCATGTTGGAGGGGGATCTGCTTGAGGTGACCCTGGATGAGAACCACAGCATCTGGCAGCTGCTGCAGGCTGGGCAGCCTCCAAACCTGGAGCGGATCCGCACACTTctggaggtgaggagaggagggATCATGGGCAGGGATGGGAGGTCAGGCCAAGCAGGCAGGGAGCCCAGGCCTGACCACTGTCCCGCACTTCTCTTTGCCCGTTGGTGATCACAGCTGGAGAAGGCAGAGCGCCATGGGAGCCGAGCACGGGGCCGGGCGCTggagaggcggcggcggcggaagGTGGATCGGGGTGGGGAGGGCGATGACCCAGCCCGAGAGGAGCTAGAGCCAAAGAGGGTACGGAGCTCAGGGCCAGAGGCCGAGGaggcccaggaggaggaggagctggaggaggagacTGGGGGTGAgggcccacccctgcccaccactGACAGCCCCGGCACCCAGGAGAACCAGAATGGCTTGGAGCCGGCACTAGGGGCCAGTTCAGGCTCCTCGGCCCCTTTCTCCACTTTGACTCCCCGGCTGCACGTGCCCTGCCCGCAGCAGCCGCCTCAGCAACAATTGTGACAGTGGCTGAGCCTAGCACAGACCCCAACAGAGACCCCTTGGCCTCAAGGATCCTCTTTCTGACCATCAGGCCTGCTTCTTGGGAGGTGGGCGAGTAGGGGGGAtggccacccccccaccccagcccatccCCGAGTCCCTTGACTTTTATATTCTGACTCCAAGGTATTGTTCAGacctcagctcctgggggccGGCCCCTGGAGTCCCCCTCCCTGGTAGCCTCTAACCAGCATTCCCAGACACCTGAGGCAGATAGACAgatgggcaggtgggcaggggggTGGCTGGGGCTGGGCCGGCACCATTCCAGAGACACGGCCAGTGCATATGCAAACTGGGGGaatctcctctcccttctctccccagttGTGGCCCTCGCCAGGCCATGCTACACTAACCTCACCTCTCCCTTtcactctttctcctccttccccccttctcctgcctccctcctccctttgcctccttctcctcccttcccctgacTGTTCCACCCAGGAGGAGGAAACTTCACATAGCTGTGCtcacagttttttattttaaatgaatttggcTGGGGAGCTGAGCAGGGCTCCCTGTGATCTGAAGAAAGCTTTTGGTGCTTGTCCTCACTACCACCTTGATCTTCCCTCCATGTCCTGCcctgtctcctttcctcctcctgggTTCATGTTGTAATAAAAGAAGATTGTTGGTGTGTAATTAAtttgttcaaaagaaaaaaaaagcaaaacaagaaactTGGTTCCAACTGAagcctattttaattttattttattattttcctcttgtTAGAAATAAAACCCTTAGCAACATTTTTTGGAAACATGTTTCTGAAGTGCATTTCTCTGTGGTGGGGGAGAACAGTGTCAGAtactattttaggctttgtgggccaagaGGAAAAACCAAGTGGATAACCAGTGTTCCTAAGGCCATATACTGAGTACtttatcctttctcctttccttttttttttttttttttgcggtacgcgggcctctcactgttgtggcctctcccgttgtgctgttgtggagcacaggctccagacgcgcaggctcagcggccatggctcacgggcccagccgctccacggcatgtgggatcttcccggaccaaggcacgaacccgtgtcccctgcatcggcaggcggactctcaaccactgtgccaccagggaagcccctagaggaACAGAATTTTAAGGATGAATTTCTGAATTGGTTCTGGGGTTTCTGGAATTGGCTTTCTAATCTGATTAGATTTTAGAGACACTAATGACTATCCCAGTAGTAAAGAGAGCACGGATATTCCATGGCATGAACTGCTTATAGAGATACACAAAATATTACCAGTGGATACTCATAATCAACCATTCATAAGAAGCAAGGATCTGGGTGACTCTGTATTTTTGAACATGTTTCTTAAATTAATGACTATAATGAGCTTGGCTGGTTGCTCCTAATGTTGCTCTACAAAGTGGGGAAAGTAAAGACCAGCTCAAGGATTTGAATTCCCAGCACAAGAGCCACATAAATGACCTGAAAGCTTCTAGGTGTGCCCTGGAGACCCTTATCTCCTGTAGTTGCAGGGCTGAGATTGCTGAAAATCAAACCCAGAATCTCATCCTGCAACTGGCTGAATTTCAACACAAGTTGAATTCCTGGCCTTACAGGGTGTGTCCCCTGTTAAAGTGAGAGAGCATGGATGGGGAACGAATAGGATCCTGAAAGTTGGAATGGTGAGCCCACGTCTCCTTGAGGAACACTGCCAAAAGTTCATACTGTTAATCTTTCTCTCAGCCTTCCCCAAAGGGACCTACAGCCTTTTACCAGGGTAACCGTGCATTgagtaaaaggaaataatcagatctTTGGGGGACTACTGGACACTGGCTCTGAACTGACACTGTTTCCAGGAGACCACTCTGGTCCGCCAGTCAGAGTAGGAGCTTATGGAGGTCAGGGGATCGATGGAGTTTTAGCTCAGCTCTGTCTCACAGTGGGCCTCGTGGGTTCCCAAACCCGTCTTATGATTCTTTCCCCAGTCACAGAATGCATACTTGGAGTAGATCTACTCAGCAGCTGGCAGAATCCCTACATTGTTTCCCTGACCTGTGGAGTGAGGGCTATTATGGTGGGAAATTGTAAATGGAAGCCACTAGAACTGCCTCTACCTAGGAAAATAGTAAACTAAATGCAGTACTGCATTCCTGAGGGATTGCAGAGATTAGTTTCACCTTCAAGGACTTGAAAGATGCAGGGGTGGTGATTCCCATCATATCCCTATTCAACTCTATTTGGCCTGTGTGGAAGACAGATGGATCTTGGAGAATTGACAGTGGATTATTGCAGGCTTAACCAGGTGGTTACTCCGACTGCAGCTGCTGTACCTGATGTGGTTTCACTGAGCAAATTAACACATCCCTCGGTACCTGGTATGCAGTTATTCACCTAGCAAATGCTTCTTCTCCATCCCTGTCCATAAGGCCCACCAGAGGCACTTTGCTTTCAGCCAGCAAAGCCAGAAATACACCTTCACTGTCCTACAGTTGTATAACAACTCTCCAGCGCTATGTCATAATTTAGTTTGCACGTAGCTTTATCACCTTTCCTTTCCATGTGATATCACACTGGTCCATCACACTGATGACATTATGCTGACTGGATCTAGTGAGCAAGAAGTAGCAACTACTCTAGACTTACTGGTAAGGCATTTACACATCAGAAGGTAGGAtataaatctgacaaaatttaGCAGCCTTCTATGTCAGTGAAATTTCTAGGGGTCCAGTGGCATGGGGCATGTTGAGATAACCCTTCTAAGGTGAAGAGTAAATTGTTGTAGCCGGACGTCCTACAACTAAAAATGAGCCACAGTGCCTAGTGGGCCGCTTTGGATTTGGGCTGCAACATAGTCACTTGGGTGTGTTACTCTGGCCCATTTACCAAGTGACCCAAAAATCTTCTAGTTTTGAGTGGGgcccagaacaagagaaggctCTGCAACAGAGCTAGGCTTCTGTGCAAGCTGCTCTGTCACCTGGGCCATGCCACCCAGCAGGTCCAATTGTGCTTGAAGTGTCAGTGACAGATAGGGATGCTGTTTGGAGCCTTTGGCAGGCTCCTATAAGTGAATCGCAGCCCAGGCCTTTAGGATTTTGGAGCAAGATCCTACCATCATCCACAGATAACTACTCTCTTTGAGAAACAGCTCTTGGCCTGCTACTGGGCCTTAGTAGAGAATGAACACTTGACCATGGGCCACCAAGTTACCATGTGACCTGAGCTTCCCATCATGAACTAGGCATATGTGACCCACCAGTCATAAAGTTGGGCGTGCACAGCAACACTCCATCACCAAATGGAATTAGTATATACAATATATGATTGGGTCCGGGCAGGTCCTGAAGGCACAAGTAAGTTACATGAAGAAGTGGCCCAAATGTCCACGGCCCCCACTCCTACACTGCCTTCTCTCCCCCTACACTGCCTTCTCTCCTGCACCTATGGCCTCATGGGGAGTTCCCTACAATCAGTTGACAGGAAGAAAAGTCTCAGGCCTGGTTTATAGGTGGTTCTGCACAACATGCAGACACCACCCTAAAGAGGACAGTTACAGCACTACAGCCCCTCTCTGGGACATTCCTGAAGGACAGTGGTGAAGGAGATTCCTCCCAGTGGGCAGAACTTTGGGCAGTACTCCTGGTTGTTCACTTTTCTTGGAAGAAGAAATGGCCACACGTGATTACATATCGATTCATGGGCTGTGGCCAATGGTTTGGCTGCATGGTCAGGCACTTAGAAAGAACATGATTGGAAAATTGGTGACAAAGAAATTTGGGGAAGAGGTATGTGGATAGACCTCTCTGAATGGGCAAAAACCATGAAGATATTTGTATCCCATGTGAATGCTCCCTAAAGCGTGACCTTAACAGAGGAGGATTTTAATAATAAGTGGATAGGATGACCCATTCTGTGGACACCAGTCAGCCTCTTTCCCCAGCTACCCCTGTCTCATCGCCCAATGGGCTCATGAACAAAGTGGCCATGGTGGCAGCAATGGGGGTTGTGCAGGGGCTCCGCAACATGAACTTCCATTCATTAAAGCTGACCTGGCTACGGCCACCACCGAATAACCCATTTGCCAGCAGCAGAGACCAACGCTGAGCCCCCTCTACGGCACCATTCCCCAGGGTGATCAGCCTGGTGGCAGGTTGGTTACACTGGACCACTCCCATCACGGAAGGGGAAGCATTTTGTCTTTACTGGAATAGACACTCTGGATAAGGGTTTGCCTTCCTTACACTTAATGCTTCTCCTAAAACCACTACCCATGGACTTACAGAATGCTTTCTTTTATGTACCATGATGGTGTTCCACACAGCACTGATTCTGATAAAGGAACTCACCAAAAGTGCAGCAATGGGACCATGCTTATGGAATTCACTGGTGTTACCATGTTCCTTACCATCCCAAAGCCGCTGGCCTGATGAATAGTTGAATGGCCTTTAGAAGAGTCAGTTACAGGGTCAGTTACGTGGCAATGCCTTGCAGGGCTAGAGCAGTATGTGGCGTTGTTTCTCCCATAGTCAGGATTCATGGGTCCAGGAATCGGGTAGAAACAGGAGTGGCACCACTCAAATTATCCCTGGTGACTCACTAGCAAAATGTTTGCTTCCCGTTCCCATGACCTTATGCTCTGTTGGCCTAGAGGGCTTAGTCCCAAAGGGAGGAATGCTTCCACAAGGACACACAACAATGATTCCACTGAACTGGGAGTTAAGACCAGCTGCCCCACCACTTTGGGCTCCTCATGCCTCTGAATCAATAGGCAAAGAAGGGAGTTACTTTGCTGGTTGGGGTGACTCATCTCG
Protein-coding sequences here:
- the KDM5C gene encoding lysine-specific demethylase 5C isoform X3 encodes the protein MEPGSDDFLPPPECPVFEPSWAEFRDPLGYIAKIRPIAEKSGICKIRPPADWQPPFAVEVDNFRFTPRIQRLNELEAQTRVKLNYLDQIAKFWEIQGSSLKIPNVERRILDLYSLSKIVVEEGGYEAICKDRRWARVAQRLNYPPGKNIGSLLRSHYERIVYPYEMYQSGANLVCNTRPFDNEEKDKEYKPHSIPLRQSVQPSKFNSYGRRAKRLQPDPEPTEEDIEKNPELKKLQIYGAGPKMMGLGLMAKDKTLRKKDKEGPECPPTIVVKEESGGDVKVESPSPKTFLESKEELSHSPEPCTKMTMRLRRNHSNAQFIESYVCRMCSRGDEDDKLLLCDGCDDNYHIFCLLPPLPEIPKGVWRCPKCVMAECKRPPEAFGFEQATREYTLQSFGEMADSFKADYFNMPVHMVPTELVEKEFWRLVNSIEEDVTVEYGADIHSKEFGSGFPVSDSKRHLTPEEEEYATSGWNLNVMPVLEQSVLCHINADISGMKVPWLYVGMVFSAFCWHIEDHWSYSINYLHWGEPKTWYGVPSLAAEHLEEVMKKLTPELFDSQPDLLHQLVTLMNPNTLMSHGVPVVRTNQCAGEFVITFPRAYHSGFNQGYNFAEAVNFCTADWLPAGRQCIEHYRRLRRYCVFSHEELICKMAACPEKLDLNLAAAVHKEMFIMVQEERRLRKALLEKGITEAEREAFELLPDDERQCIKCKTTCFLSALACYDCPDGLVCLSHINDLCKCSSSRQYLRYRYTLDELPAMLHKLKVRAESFDTWANKVRVALEVEDGRKRSLEELRALESEARERRFPNSELLQRLKNCLSEAEACVSRALGLVSGQEAGPYRVAGLQMTLAELRAFLDQMNNLPCAMHQIGDVKGILEQVEAYQVEAREALASLPSSPGLLQSLLERGRQLGVEVPEAQQLQRQVEQARWLDEMKRTLAPSARRGTLAVMRGLLVAGASVAPSPAVDKARAELQELLTIAERWEEKAHLCLEARQKHPPATLEAIIHEAENIPVHLPNIQALKEALAKARAWIADVDEIQNGDHYPCLDDLEGLVAVGRDLPVGLEELRQLELQVLTAHSWREKASKTFLKKNSCYTLLEVLCPCADAGSDSTKRSRWMEKELGLYKSDTELLGLSAQDLRDPGSVIVAFKEGEQKEKEGILQLRRTNSAKPSPLASSTTASSATSICVCGQVPAGVGALQCDLCQDWFHGRCVSVPRLLSSPRPSPTSSPLLAWWEWDTKFLCPLCMRSRRPRLETILALLVALQRLPVRLPEGEALQCLTERAISWQGRARQALASEDVTAVLGRLAELRQRLQAEPRPEEPPTYPSAPASDPVREGSGKDMPKQVQGLLENGDSMTSPEKVAPGEGSGKRDLELLSSLLPQLTGPVLELPEATRAPLEELMLEGDLLEVTLDENHSIWQLLQAGQPPNLERIRTLLELEKAERHGSRARGRALERRRRRKVDRGGEGDDPAREELEPKRVRSSGPEAEEAQEEEELEEETGGEGPPLPTTDSPGTQENQNGLEPALGASSGSSAPFSTLTPRLHVPCPQQPPQQQL
- the KDM5C gene encoding lysine-specific demethylase 5C isoform X8 codes for the protein MEPGSDDFLPPPECPVFEPSWAEFRDPLGYIAKIRPIAEKSGICKIRPPADWQPPFAVEVDNFRFTPRIQRLNELEAQTRVKLNYLDQIAKFWEIQGSSLKIPNVERRILDLYSLSKIVVEEGGYEAICKDRRWARVAQRLNYPPGKNIGSLLRSHYERIVYPYEMYQSGANLVCNTRPFDNEEKDKEYKPHSIPLRQSVQPSKFNSYGRRAKRLQPDPEPTEEDIEKNPELKKLQIYGAGPKMMGLGLMAKDKTLRKKDKEGPECPPTIVVKEESGGDVKVESPSPKTFLESKEELSHSPEPCTKMTMRLRRNHSNAQFIESYVCRMCSRGDEDDKLLLCDGCDDNYHIFCLLPPLPEIPKGVWRCPKCVMAECKRPPEAFGFEQATREYTLQSFGEMADSFKADYFNMPVHMVPTELVEKEFWRLVNSIEEDVTVEYGADIHSKEFGSGFPVSDSKRHLTPEEEEYATSGWNLNVMPVLEQSVLCHINADISGMKVPWLYVGMVFSAFCWHIEDHWSYSINYLHWGEPKTWYGVPSLAAEHLEEVMKKLTPELFDSQPDLLHQLVTLMNPNTLMSHGVPVVRTNQCAGEFVITFPRAYHSGFNQGYNFAEAVNFCTADWLPAGRQCIEHYRRLRRYCVFSHEELICKMAACPEKLDLNLAAAVHKEMFIMVQEERRLRKALLEKGITEAEREAFELLPDDERQCIKCKTTCFLSALACYDCPDGLVCLSHINDLCKCSSSRQYLRYRYTLDELPAMLHKLKVRAESFDTWANKVRVALEVEDGRKRSLEELRALESEARERRFPNSELLQRLKNCLSEAEACVSRALGLVSGQEAGPYRVAGLQMTLAELRAFLDQMNNLPCAMHQIGDVKGILEQVEAYQVEAREALASLPSSPGLLQSLLERGRQLGVEVPEAQQLQRQVEQARWLDEMKRTLAPSARRGTLAVMRGLLVAGASVAPSPAVDKARAELQELLTIAERWEEKAHLCLEARQKHPPATLEAIIHEAENIPVHLPNIQALKEALAKARAWIADVDEIQNGDHYPCLDDLEGLVAVGRDLPVGLEELRQLELQVLTAHSWREKASKTFLKKNSCYTLLEVLCPCADAGSDSTKRSRWMEKELGLYKSDTELLGLSAQDLRDPGSVIVAFKEGEQKEKEGILQLRRTNSAKPSPLASSTTASSATSICVCGQVPAGVGALQCDLCQDWFHGRCVSVPRLLSSPRPSPTSSPLLAWWEWDTKFLCPLCMRSRRPRLETILALLVALQRLPVRLPEGEALQCLTERAISWQGRARQALASEDVTAVLGRLAELRQRLQAEPRPEEPPTYPSAPASDPVREGSGKDMPKVQGLLENGDSMTSPEKVAPGEGSDLELLSSLLPQLTGPVLELPEATRAPLEELMLEGDLLEVTLDENHSIWQLLQAGQPPNLERIRTLLELEKAERHGSRARGRALERRRRRKVDRGGEGDDPAREELEPKRVRSSGPEAEEAQEEEELEEETGGEGPPLPTTDSPGTQENQNGLEPALGASSGSSAPFSTLTPRLHVPCPQQPPQQQL